The following coding sequences are from one Gemmatimonadota bacterium window:
- a CDS encoding aminotransferase class V-fold PLP-dependent enzyme, whose amino-acid sequence MASRRDFVSTVVGVSAAMPAFRSDAFRKVLRANDRGDGGPEDESYWGEIQRAFDTDRTMVNLNNGGVCPTPTHVLDAMIRDLRFSNELPVNHMWSVLEPRIESVRRDLARDFGCDPEEIAITRNASEANEIMIFGLDLKRGDEVIVTNQNYGRMLTSWDQRVRRDGIVVKQIAFKVPPPSPQYLVDQFRAAITPRTRVIEVTHITNLTGQIMPVREIVEMARPLGIEVFVDGAHAYAHFPFRCDDLKCDYYGTSLHKWLLAPIGTGFLYVKKDKQKGLWPLMAAPKEMDENIRKYEEIGTHPAANHNAIAAALAFHRSIGADRKIARLRYLRDRWAKRLLAESSRVMIPTQLDTPYAGAIALVGINGVDPVKLHTWLLDKHKIQTVAIVHPEFGGLRITPNVFTTIDDVDLFAEMMIQAVRSGVA is encoded by the coding sequence ATGGCCAGTCGCCGGGATTTCGTGTCCACAGTCGTCGGGGTGTCCGCCGCCATGCCGGCCTTCCGCTCGGACGCCTTCCGCAAGGTGCTCCGGGCTAACGACCGGGGCGACGGCGGCCCCGAGGACGAGAGTTACTGGGGCGAAATTCAGCGGGCGTTCGACACCGACCGCACCATGGTCAACTTGAACAACGGCGGGGTCTGCCCGACCCCGACCCACGTGCTCGATGCCATGATTCGCGATCTCCGGTTCAGCAACGAACTCCCGGTCAACCACATGTGGTCCGTCCTCGAACCGCGGATCGAAAGTGTCCGCCGCGATCTGGCCCGAGATTTCGGTTGCGACCCGGAGGAGATCGCCATTACCCGGAACGCCTCCGAGGCCAACGAGATCATGATTTTTGGATTGGATCTCAAGCGGGGCGACGAAGTGATCGTCACTAATCAGAATTACGGCCGGATGCTCACCAGTTGGGACCAACGGGTCCGCCGAGATGGAATCGTCGTCAAGCAGATTGCCTTCAAGGTGCCGCCGCCGTCACCACAGTACCTGGTCGATCAGTTTCGGGCCGCCATCACTCCGCGCACCCGGGTCATCGAAGTCACCCACATCACCAACCTGACCGGCCAGATCATGCCGGTCCGGGAAATCGTCGAGATGGCCCGTCCGCTCGGGATCGAGGTCTTCGTCGACGGCGCCCACGCCTACGCCCATTTTCCATTCCGCTGCGATGACCTCAAATGCGACTACTACGGGACGAGCCTCCACAAGTGGCTGCTGGCACCGATCGGCACCGGCTTCCTCTATGTCAAAAAGGACAAGCAGAAGGGGCTTTGGCCGCTGATGGCGGCGCCGAAGGAGATGGACGAGAATATTCGGAAATACGAGGAGATCGGCACCCACCCGGCGGCGAATCACAATGCCATCGCCGCGGCGCTGGCCTTTCACCGGTCGATCGGCGCCGACCGGAAGATTGCGCGGCTGCGGTATCTCCGGGATCGGTGGGCCAAGCGGCTCCTGGCCGAGAGCAGCCGGGTCATGATCCCGACTCAGCTCGATACCCCCTATGCCGGAGCCATCGCGCTGGTCGGGATCAACGGTGTCGACCCGGTCAAGCTGCACACCTGGCTGCTCGACAAGCACAAGATCCAGACGGTCGCCATTGTCCACCCGGAATTTGGCGGCCTCCGCATCACCCCGAACGTGTTCACCACCATCGATGACGTCGACTTGTTCGCCGAGATGATGATTCAGGCTGTCCGAAGCGGCGTCGCCTAA
- a CDS encoding MBL fold metallo-hydrolase, which yields MAVPPVERFESSTGVRIYRVSCQAFPTLVVHTYLLIGAGPITLVDTGSGYGDSTPQLMAGLDSIRTEFGEAVSARDIGRVIITHGHMDHFGGLAQMAGPITAEVGIHDLDKWVLESYEERVVVATKGMAFYLEQAGVPAERRVGLLELYSYGKRHVKSVGVDFTLFDGQVFDGLEIIHTPGHCPGQVCIMIGDVLLSADHVLPRTTPHQNPESITAWTGLGHYLEALVKIGKVPGVRLALGGHETPMTDFYPRIEAIRVDHERKLDRIFGILKEPAGQTIQDLTTRMYPMLDGWNVLLALTEVGAHVEYLYQRGSLHVANIDQVEREVNPPLRYAAR from the coding sequence GTGGCGGTCCCCCCGGTCGAGCGGTTCGAATCGAGCACCGGGGTTCGGATTTATCGAGTCTCCTGCCAGGCCTTTCCGACCCTCGTCGTTCACACCTATCTCCTCATTGGCGCCGGTCCGATCACCCTCGTCGATACCGGGAGCGGCTACGGCGATTCCACTCCCCAGTTGATGGCCGGCCTCGACAGCATCCGGACCGAGTTCGGTGAAGCCGTTTCCGCCCGCGATATCGGCCGGGTCATCATCACCCACGGCCACATGGATCACTTCGGCGGCCTGGCACAGATGGCCGGTCCGATCACCGCCGAAGTGGGGATCCACGACCTCGACAAATGGGTCCTCGAGTCGTATGAGGAACGGGTCGTGGTCGCCACCAAGGGCATGGCGTTCTACTTGGAGCAGGCCGGGGTTCCGGCCGAACGCCGGGTCGGCCTGCTCGAACTCTACAGCTACGGCAAACGCCATGTGAAGAGTGTCGGCGTCGATTTCACGTTGTTCGACGGGCAGGTCTTCGACGGACTCGAGATCATCCACACTCCGGGGCATTGCCCGGGCCAAGTGTGCATTATGATCGGGGACGTTCTGCTGTCAGCAGATCACGTGCTGCCGAGGACCACGCCGCATCAGAACCCCGAGAGCATTACGGCGTGGACCGGCCTGGGCCACTATCTCGAAGCGCTCGTCAAGATCGGCAAGGTGCCGGGGGTGCGGTTGGCGTTAGGTGGGCATGAGACGCCGATGACCGATTTCTATCCGCGGATCGAGGCGATCCGGGTCGATCATGAGCGAAAGCTGGACCGGATCTTCGGGATCTTGAAGGAGCCGGCCGGGCAGACGATCCAGGATCTGACCACACGGATGTATCCGATGCTTGACGGCTGGAACGTCCTGCTGGCGCTGACGGAGGTGGGGGCGCACGTGGAGTATCTCTACCAGCGGGGCTCGCTCCACGTGGCGAACATTGACCAAGTGGAGCGCGAGGTGAACCCGCCGCTTCGCTACGCCGCTCGTTAG
- a CDS encoding aminoacetone oxidase family FAD-binding enzyme, with protein sequence MAVIVVIGAGAAGFMAAIQAARTGQPVTLLERTADGARKVLISGGGRCNILPSELDERRFVTDSSRHTMAKILRSWPVAAQRDFFEQSLGVPLALEPATGKLFPVSNKAREVRDALLFATRQAGTRVRFGATVTAVTPAAGGWQVGLGDGSLERADRIILATGGLSVPATGSDGFGLSVARQLGHTIHQTYPALTPLVADPAVHAGLAGVSLEVTLRGRDDQGRDLATTGGFLFTHRGYSGPTALDLSHLAVRSRLAGGPRAEIRAQWTRHDRETWEGMLRSQGRQSVATVVRRELPTRLADRLLEEAGISADRTLAQLGKDERRVLVGLLTDYELPWTGDEGYRKAEVTGGGLALSEVNPETLESRRFPGLFFCGEMLDAFGPIGGYNFAWAWATGRAAALGAAAS encoded by the coding sequence TTGGCGGTGATCGTCGTCATTGGGGCCGGTGCCGCCGGCTTCATGGCGGCCATCCAGGCCGCCCGGACCGGCCAGCCGGTCACCCTGTTGGAACGGACCGCCGACGGCGCCCGGAAGGTCCTGATCAGCGGGGGCGGTCGCTGTAACATCCTCCCGTCGGAACTCGACGAGCGTCGTTTCGTCACCGACTCCTCGCGCCATACCATGGCCAAGATTCTCCGATCCTGGCCGGTGGCGGCGCAGCGGGATTTCTTTGAACAGTCGTTAGGGGTACCGCTAGCGCTGGAGCCGGCCACCGGCAAGCTCTTTCCGGTCTCCAATAAGGCCCGGGAGGTTCGGGATGCCCTGCTGTTCGCGACCCGCCAAGCGGGAACCAGGGTTCGGTTCGGAGCCACGGTAACTGCCGTAACGCCCGCCGCCGGAGGCTGGCAGGTGGGACTCGGTGATGGCTCCTTGGAGCGAGCCGACCGGATCATTCTGGCTACCGGGGGCCTGAGCGTGCCAGCCACCGGCAGCGACGGTTTTGGGTTGTCCGTCGCCCGCCAGCTGGGCCACACCATCCATCAGACCTACCCGGCGCTCACGCCGCTGGTGGCAGACCCGGCGGTCCACGCGGGTCTCGCGGGCGTTTCCCTCGAGGTGACCCTCCGAGGCCGGGACGACCAGGGGCGGGATCTCGCGACGACGGGCGGCTTCCTGTTTACCCACCGGGGGTACAGCGGGCCGACGGCGCTCGATCTTTCCCATTTGGCGGTCCGGTCGCGACTCGCCGGCGGGCCCCGGGCAGAAATCCGGGCTCAATGGACCCGGCATGACCGGGAAACGTGGGAGGGCATGCTTCGGAGCCAGGGTCGTCAGTCGGTGGCCACCGTCGTCCGTCGCGAGCTGCCCACTCGGCTGGCGGATCGGTTGCTCGAGGAAGCGGGTATCTCCGCCGATCGGACCCTGGCCCAGTTGGGTAAAGACGAGCGCCGGGTGTTGGTTGGGCTGCTGACCGACTACGAGCTGCCGTGGACCGGGGATGAGGGTTACCGGAAGGCCGAAGTGACGGGCGGCGGCCTCGCGTTGTCGGAAGTGAACCCGGAGACCCTCGAAAGCCGACGGTTCCCCGGGCTCTTTTTCTGCGGAGAAATGCTCGACGCGTTCGGCCCGATTGGCGGCTACAACTTTGCCTGGGCCTGGGCCACCGGACGAGCCGCAGCGCTCGGCGCCGCGGCGTCCTGA
- a CDS encoding aromatic ring-hydroxylating dioxygenase subunit alpha, whose product MVPIRHSGAGVVPVRIRHSPGRRRDRRLRMAGGPGGAQSEEIAMTTFQRTVESFQQGTLTMPAEQYVSPAVFAEEVDRIGHKEWHCVGRTERIAKPGDFFLRTLAGEPLIILRDRHGQARAHFNVCRHRGTQICEKESGHFSETIQCPYHAWTYSTDGRLIGAPHMQDTVGFAKADYGLHQARVAEWEGFVFVNLDPNAAPFEEVFAPMIGRLARFGLANLTIGRRVSYDINSNWKLVFQNYSECLHCPTIHPELNCKLPYTSGANDLVEGRYLGGYMELTEGNDSVTMSGRPCARPIADLSVADRRRAYYYTLMPNLMLSIHSDYVNYYMMWPVSAERCTVESEWLFHPDAFGDPAFNPEDAVAMWDITNRQDWHITEQSLIGIKSRRYQPGPFSARESIPAAWDRAYLAMMGR is encoded by the coding sequence ATGGTCCCGATACGCCACTCCGGTGCCGGGGTTGTTCCTGTGCGGATCCGGCACTCACCCGGGCGGCGGCGTGACCGGCGCCTCCGGATGGCTGGCGGCCCAGGCGGTGCTCAAAGCGAGGAAATAGCGATGACGACCTTTCAACGCACGGTGGAGAGTTTTCAGCAGGGAACCTTGACGATGCCGGCCGAGCAGTATGTGTCGCCGGCGGTCTTTGCCGAAGAAGTCGATCGGATCGGCCACAAGGAATGGCACTGCGTCGGCCGAACCGAGCGGATCGCCAAGCCGGGCGATTTCTTCCTCCGGACTCTGGCCGGCGAGCCGCTGATCATTCTCCGCGACCGGCACGGCCAAGCGCGGGCCCATTTCAACGTCTGCCGGCATCGCGGGACCCAGATCTGTGAGAAAGAGTCGGGGCACTTTTCCGAGACGATCCAGTGTCCCTACCATGCCTGGACCTACTCGACCGACGGCCGGTTGATCGGGGCGCCCCACATGCAGGACACGGTTGGCTTTGCCAAGGCCGACTATGGCCTCCATCAAGCCCGGGTGGCGGAATGGGAGGGCTTTGTCTTCGTGAATCTCGACCCGAACGCGGCCCCGTTCGAGGAAGTGTTTGCCCCGATGATCGGCCGGTTGGCCCGGTTCGGCTTGGCTAACCTCACGATCGGGCGGCGAGTGTCGTACGACATCAATTCGAACTGGAAGCTGGTGTTCCAGAACTACAGTGAGTGCCTTCATTGCCCGACGATTCATCCCGAGCTCAACTGCAAGCTCCCCTACACCAGCGGGGCGAACGACCTCGTGGAAGGCCGCTATCTCGGCGGCTACATGGAGCTGACCGAGGGGAACGACAGCGTCACGATGTCCGGCAGACCGTGCGCCAGGCCGATTGCGGACCTCTCGGTGGCCGATCGCCGGCGAGCGTACTACTACACGCTGATGCCGAACCTGATGCTGAGCATCCATTCCGACTACGTCAACTACTACATGATGTGGCCGGTCTCAGCGGAGCGGTGCACCGTGGAGAGCGAGTGGCTGTTCCACCCCGACGCCTTCGGTGATCCGGCGTTCAATCCGGAGGATGCGGTCGCGATGTGGGATATCACGAACCGGCAGGACTGGCACATTACCGAGCAAAGTCTGATCGGCATCAAATCCCGCCGGTATCAGCCGGGCCCATTCTCGGCCCGGGAGAGTATTCCGGCCGCTTGGGACCGCGCCTACCTCGCGATGATGGGCCGCTGA
- a CDS encoding GntP family permease, protein MIGVIGILVSLALLMYLAYRGINVLVLAPVLALLAALLGGEPRLLATYTQVFMTSLGGFLVKYFPLFLLGAIFGRLMSDSGSASTIARWIVARLGAKRAPLAIVLSCAILTYGGVSVFVVAFAAYPVAVALFRAAGAPKRLIPGAIILGSATFTMSALPGTPAIQNAIPMPYFGTDPFAAPGIGMLAALVMAAFGMLWINHRSRSAGLAAEGYGDHPLEGQDAGPTVPEPGLAMALLPILLVIGVNLAVTKWVIPAMDVSYLADKKYGGVTLNDVRGIWSLIVALGVAVVAAIVLHWRRWSDLLSTVNQGTMSSLLPIFNTASEVGYGSVIASLAAFAAIKALLIGITPGNPLISEAIAINVMAGITGSASGGMSIALGMLGKTYLEMGTAAGISPELLHRVAAIASGGLDSLPHNGAIITLLGICRLTHRESYLDIFMVSVVGPLVALVAVLILGSTLGAF, encoded by the coding sequence ATGATCGGTGTCATCGGCATTCTCGTTTCGCTGGCGCTGCTGATGTACCTCGCCTACCGGGGAATCAACGTGCTGGTGCTGGCCCCCGTCCTGGCGCTGCTCGCCGCGCTGCTCGGCGGTGAGCCTCGGCTGCTCGCGACCTACACCCAGGTCTTCATGACCAGCCTCGGTGGTTTCCTGGTCAAGTATTTTCCCCTGTTCTTGCTCGGCGCCATCTTCGGGCGGCTGATGAGCGACTCGGGCTCGGCCTCGACCATTGCCCGGTGGATCGTGGCCCGATTGGGCGCCAAGCGGGCTCCGTTGGCCATCGTGCTCTCCTGCGCGATCCTGACGTACGGCGGGGTATCCGTGTTCGTGGTTGCGTTTGCGGCCTACCCGGTCGCGGTGGCTTTGTTCCGCGCCGCCGGCGCACCCAAACGGCTGATTCCCGGTGCCATCATCCTAGGCTCGGCGACCTTCACGATGAGCGCACTCCCGGGAACCCCGGCGATCCAGAACGCCATCCCGATGCCGTACTTCGGCACCGATCCGTTTGCGGCGCCGGGCATCGGGATGCTCGCCGCGCTCGTCATGGCGGCCTTTGGGATGCTCTGGATCAACCACCGGAGCCGGTCGGCCGGTTTGGCCGCCGAGGGGTACGGCGATCACCCGCTCGAGGGTCAGGACGCCGGTCCGACGGTGCCTGAACCCGGACTCGCGATGGCGTTGCTCCCGATCCTCCTGGTCATCGGCGTCAATCTGGCCGTCACGAAGTGGGTCATCCCGGCCATGGACGTGTCGTACTTGGCCGACAAGAAGTACGGCGGGGTGACCTTGAACGACGTGCGCGGCATTTGGTCACTGATCGTGGCCTTGGGCGTGGCCGTGGTCGCGGCCATCGTGCTGCACTGGCGGCGGTGGTCGGACCTGTTGAGTACGGTCAATCAGGGGACGATGTCCTCCCTGCTCCCAATCTTCAACACCGCCTCGGAAGTCGGCTACGGATCAGTCATCGCCTCCCTGGCGGCGTTCGCCGCCATCAAAGCCTTGTTGATCGGGATCACCCCCGGCAACCCGCTCATTTCCGAGGCCATCGCCATCAACGTCATGGCCGGCATCACCGGCTCGGCATCGGGCGGCATGAGCATCGCGCTCGGCATGTTAGGCAAGACCTACCTCGAAATGGGCACCGCCGCCGGGATCAGTCCGGAGTTACTCCACCGGGTGGCGGCCATCGCCTCAGGGGGCCTCGATTCGCTGCCCCACAATGGCGCGATCATTACCCTGCTCGGCATCTGCCGGCTCACCCATCGCGAGTCGTACCTCGACATCTTCATGGTCAGCGTCGTCGGGCCGCTGGTGGCCTTGGTGGCCGTGCTGATTCTCGGATCGACCCTCGGAGCCTTCTGA
- a CDS encoding M28 family peptidase encodes MKALLPRIAIFVLPGILIAQPAQDPVPLRGFSADGSRVQRQWEAKFKAIPAPDSLRSYLKVLAARPQHLGSPYGKTNAEWLVKLFTSWGLDAKIETFEVLFPTPKERIVEMVAPTRFVAKLKEPIVPGDASSAQLAEQLPTYNAYSIDGDVTGPLVFVNYGVPADYEELERRGISVKGAIVIAKYGGSWRGIKPKVAAEHGAIGTLIYSDPADDGYGQGDVYPKGPYRPSDGVQRGSVADMPLYPGDPSTPGRGSVPGVTPLPLNQIETITKIPVLPISYGDAQPLLAALGGDVVPPSWRGALPITYKTGAPGPARVRIKLAFNWNRVPLYNVIVRIPGAERPDEWIIRGNHRDGWVNGASDPLSGLIAEMEELRGLATLLKQGWRPRRTIIYAAWDGEEQGLLGSTEWVETHRAELADKAIAYLNTDSNGRGFLGMAGSHSLERFINDVARDITDPETGLSAWKRAQLAGLASGSGPDRAELRSRAELRIEALGSGSDFSPFLQHAGIASLNLGFGGEGGDGVYHSIYDNVEHFMRFSDTSFVYGRALAQTVGTAMMRLASAELLPFQFGNMTDTYQAYIDEIKALLAARREAAIERNRQLDEGVFAAIQDPRLVRKAPGRADVAPHLNWAPLDNAMGTLRLAADRFDQAAAGFKLTGTARTTANRVLIQVEQAFTSPEGLPRRSWYRHQIYAPGFYTGYGVKTMPGVREAIEQGVWKEAEEQAARIAGRLEAAARVIDQARIGLSQ; translated from the coding sequence ATGAAGGCCCTGCTGCCCCGCATTGCCATCTTTGTCCTTCCCGGTATCCTGATCGCGCAACCGGCCCAGGACCCCGTCCCGCTGCGGGGCTTCTCCGCCGATGGCAGCCGGGTCCAGCGACAGTGGGAGGCCAAGTTCAAGGCTATCCCGGCCCCCGACAGCCTCCGGTCGTATCTCAAAGTGCTGGCGGCCCGGCCCCAGCACCTCGGTTCGCCCTATGGCAAGACCAACGCCGAGTGGCTGGTCAAACTCTTTACGAGCTGGGGCCTCGACGCGAAGATCGAAACCTTCGAGGTCCTCTTCCCGACTCCGAAGGAGCGAATCGTCGAGATGGTGGCGCCGACCCGGTTCGTGGCCAAGCTGAAGGAACCGATCGTGCCGGGCGACGCCTCGTCCGCCCAGCTCGCCGAGCAACTACCGACCTACAACGCCTATTCGATCGATGGCGATGTCACCGGCCCGCTCGTCTTCGTGAACTACGGCGTGCCCGCCGATTACGAAGAACTCGAACGCCGGGGCATTTCCGTCAAAGGCGCCATCGTGATTGCCAAGTACGGCGGCTCGTGGCGCGGCATCAAGCCCAAAGTGGCCGCCGAACACGGCGCGATCGGGACCTTGATCTACTCCGATCCAGCCGATGATGGCTATGGGCAGGGTGACGTCTATCCCAAGGGACCGTACCGGCCCTCCGACGGCGTGCAGCGGGGCAGCGTGGCCGACATGCCGCTCTACCCCGGCGATCCGTCGACCCCCGGCCGCGGCTCGGTGCCGGGTGTCACCCCGCTCCCGTTGAATCAGATCGAGACCATCACGAAAATCCCGGTGCTGCCGATCTCCTACGGCGATGCCCAACCGCTCTTGGCGGCCCTCGGCGGCGACGTCGTCCCGCCGTCGTGGCGAGGGGCGCTCCCCATCACCTACAAGACTGGCGCGCCTGGACCGGCCCGGGTCCGGATCAAGCTGGCCTTCAACTGGAATCGGGTCCCCCTCTATAACGTGATTGTCCGAATCCCCGGCGCCGAGCGGCCCGATGAGTGGATCATTCGGGGCAACCACCGGGACGGCTGGGTCAACGGCGCCTCCGATCCGTTGTCGGGGCTGATCGCGGAGATGGAGGAGCTGCGCGGGCTGGCCACGCTGCTCAAACAGGGCTGGCGACCGCGCCGCACCATCATCTACGCGGCATGGGACGGCGAGGAACAAGGGCTGCTCGGCAGCACCGAATGGGTCGAAACCCACCGGGCCGAACTCGCCGACAAAGCCATCGCCTACCTCAACACCGATTCGAACGGCCGGGGCTTCCTCGGGATGGCCGGCTCGCACTCGCTGGAACGGTTCATCAACGACGTCGCCCGGGACATCACCGACCCCGAAACCGGACTGTCGGCCTGGAAACGAGCCCAGTTGGCGGGGTTGGCCTCCGGGAGCGGGCCTGACCGGGCCGAGCTCCGGTCTCGTGCCGAGCTCCGGATCGAGGCGTTAGGCTCAGGGTCCGATTTCTCGCCGTTCCTGCAGCATGCCGGTATCGCCTCGCTGAACCTCGGCTTCGGGGGTGAAGGCGGCGACGGAGTCTATCACTCGATCTACGACAATGTCGAACACTTCATGCGCTTCAGTGATACCAGCTTCGTGTATGGCCGGGCGTTGGCGCAAACGGTGGGGACGGCCATGATGCGGCTGGCGAGCGCCGAACTGCTTCCGTTCCAGTTCGGCAACATGACGGACACCTACCAGGCCTACATCGACGAGATCAAGGCCTTGCTGGCCGCCCGGCGCGAGGCAGCCATTGAGCGGAACCGGCAGTTGGACGAAGGAGTCTTCGCGGCCATCCAGGACCCTCGGCTGGTTCGGAAAGCGCCCGGCCGAGCGGACGTCGCGCCCCACCTCAACTGGGCACCGCTCGACAACGCGATGGGAACCCTCCGGCTTGCCGCGGATCGGTTCGACCAGGCCGCCGCGGGATTCAAACTGACGGGCACCGCTCGCACCACGGCCAACCGAGTCCTGATCCAAGTCGAGCAGGCGTTCACCAGCCCTGAAGGCCTACCCCGGCGATCCTGGTACCGTCATCAGATCTATGCCCCCGGTTTCTACACCGGCTACGGCGTCAAGACGATGCCCGGCGTTCGGGAGGCCATTGAGCAGGGAGTCTGGAAAGAGGCCGAGGAACAGGCGGCCCGGATTGCGGGGCGCCTGGAAGCCGCGGCCCGGGTGATCGACCAGGCTCGGATCGGGCTCAGTCAGTAA
- a CDS encoding ABC transporter ATP-binding protein: protein MQLIIDNLSKTYPNGVRALGGVSLTIGTGMFGLLGPNGAGKSTLMRTIATLQPPDSGSIRFGTLDGLAQPDELRKVLGYLPQEFGLYPNLSAELTLDHFATMKGVTDGRQRKDLVTHLLQQTNLSDARKKHVGTFSGGMKQRLGIAIALAGSPKLLIVDEPTAGLDPTERHRFLNLLAEIGQDIVVILSTHIVEDVRELCHAMAIINKGQVVLAGDPREIVAGLRGKLWRREIAKSELAGVQASHHVISTQMLAGVPVVHVYSDTAPAGFEPMEPDLEDAYFHHLGLAARQAA from the coding sequence GTGCAGCTGATCATCGACAACCTCTCGAAGACCTACCCGAACGGCGTTCGGGCCCTTGGCGGTGTGAGCCTCACCATCGGCACCGGGATGTTCGGCCTGCTGGGCCCCAACGGCGCCGGCAAGTCGACCCTGATGCGGACCATCGCCACCCTGCAACCGCCCGACAGCGGGTCGATCCGGTTCGGAACCCTGGACGGGTTGGCCCAACCGGACGAACTCCGGAAAGTGCTCGGCTACCTGCCCCAGGAGTTCGGTCTCTATCCCAACCTTTCGGCCGAGTTGACGCTCGATCACTTCGCGACCATGAAGGGGGTCACCGACGGCCGCCAGCGGAAAGACCTGGTTACCCACCTGCTGCAGCAGACCAATCTCTCCGACGCCCGGAAGAAGCATGTCGGGACCTTCTCCGGCGGCATGAAACAGCGGCTCGGCATCGCGATCGCGTTGGCCGGGAGCCCGAAGCTCCTCATTGTCGACGAACCGACCGCCGGCCTCGACCCGACCGAGCGCCACCGGTTCTTGAACCTCCTCGCCGAAATCGGCCAAGACATCGTCGTCATCCTCTCGACTCACATCGTCGAAGACGTCCGGGAACTCTGCCACGCGATGGCCATCATCAACAAAGGCCAAGTGGTCCTGGCGGGCGACCCTCGCGAAATCGTGGCGGGCCTTCGGGGCAAACTCTGGCGCCGGGAAATCGCCAAGAGCGAGCTGGCCGGCGTTCAGGCCAGCCACCACGTCATCTCCACCCAGATGCTGGCGGGCGTACCCGTGGTTCACGTCTACAGCGACACCGCCCCCGCCGGGTTCGAACCGATGGAACCCGACCTCGAAGACGCGTACTTCCATCACCTGGGCCTGGCCGCCCGCCAGGCGGCCTGA
- a CDS encoding acyl-CoA desaturase: protein MTTISITFPAKDAESFVRDVKKEADAYFASRNLSPKATPGMVIKTVALLTLTFGSYAAMLVLDPTFWPMLGLMILMGIGFAGIGFAVTHDALHGAYSDRPKVNAAIGWLFDLLGANGYMWKITHNVIHHTYTNIEGIDEDLTVSPLLRLSPTSPLLPIHRFQHYYAFLAYGFSTIFWVFVKDFKYFFQKDLGPYKDKKHPTGQWINLFLTKAIYYTWAIVAPLVVLTNVTWWQFLIAFAALHLVAGFILGVVFQLAHVVEGIEYPAPDHHGRMEHQWLLHEMETTSNFARGNAALTWYVGGLNYQVEHHLFPKVCSAHYPALSRIVESVARRNGVPYHEQPTLMAAVRSHYRMLKRHGAEAWRAGHGRTAPIAA, encoded by the coding sequence TTGACGACGATCAGCATCACCTTTCCCGCCAAAGACGCCGAGTCCTTCGTGCGCGACGTCAAGAAGGAAGCGGATGCGTATTTCGCATCCCGGAACCTGTCGCCGAAGGCCACCCCGGGGATGGTGATCAAGACCGTTGCCTTACTCACGCTCACCTTCGGCAGCTACGCGGCCATGTTGGTGCTCGATCCGACCTTCTGGCCGATGCTTGGTCTGATGATCCTGATGGGAATCGGGTTTGCGGGGATCGGCTTTGCCGTGACCCACGATGCGCTCCACGGTGCCTACTCCGACCGGCCCAAGGTCAACGCCGCCATCGGCTGGTTGTTCGACTTGCTCGGGGCCAACGGGTACATGTGGAAGATTACCCATAATGTCATTCACCACACCTATACCAACATCGAGGGAATTGACGAGGACCTCACGGTCTCGCCGTTGCTCCGGTTGTCGCCGACATCGCCCTTGCTGCCGATTCACCGGTTTCAGCACTACTACGCGTTTCTTGCCTACGGCTTCTCGACCATTTTCTGGGTGTTTGTAAAGGATTTCAAATATTTCTTCCAGAAGGATCTCGGGCCGTACAAAGACAAGAAGCACCCGACGGGCCAGTGGATCAACCTGTTTCTGACCAAGGCGATCTACTACACCTGGGCCATCGTGGCACCGCTCGTGGTGCTCACAAATGTGACCTGGTGGCAGTTTCTGATCGCCTTCGCGGCCCTGCATTTGGTGGCCGGATTCATCCTCGGGGTGGTGTTTCAGTTGGCCCATGTGGTCGAGGGCATCGAGTATCCGGCCCCGGACCACCATGGCCGGATGGAACACCAGTGGCTTCTACATGAAATGGAGACGACCTCAAACTTCGCCCGGGGCAATGCCGCCCTGACGTGGTATGTCGGTGGTCTCAACTATCAGGTCGAGCACCATCTGTTCCCGAAGGTGTGTAGCGCGCACTATCCGGCGCTCAGCCGGATCGTCGAGTCGGTGGCCCGGCGAAACGGGGTGCCGTATCATGAGCAGCCGACGCTGATGGCGGCGGTCCGGTCTCACTATCGGATGTTGAAACGTCACGGCGCGGAGGCGTGGCGGGCCGGGCACGGCCGAACCGCCCCAATCGCCGCCTAA